The following are encoded in a window of Bradyrhizobium sp. WBOS07 genomic DNA:
- a CDS encoding SRPBCC family protein, with translation MPHIVKSTILDAPTDAAWAMLRDFNGHDRWHPAVATSSIERAQSSDKIGCVRRFRLKDGSELREQLLALSDLEQSFSYCLLDTPIPMFNYVAHVRLLPVTDGDRTFWHWESRFTTRPEDKDRITHMVAEDIYQAGFDAIRRHLREAA, from the coding sequence GTGCCGCATATCGTCAAGAGCACGATCCTGGACGCGCCGACCGATGCGGCGTGGGCCATGCTGCGCGATTTCAACGGGCACGATCGCTGGCATCCGGCGGTTGCGACCTCCTCCATCGAGCGTGCGCAATCCTCCGACAAGATCGGCTGCGTCAGGCGGTTCAGGCTCAAGGACGGCTCCGAGCTGCGCGAGCAATTGCTGGCGCTGTCCGACCTCGAACAGAGCTTCAGCTATTGCCTGCTCGATACCCCGATCCCGATGTTCAATTACGTCGCCCATGTCCGCCTGCTGCCGGTCACCGATGGCGACCGCACCTTTTGGCACTGGGAGTCCCGCTTCACCACCAGGCCCGAGGACAAGGACCGCATCACCCACATGGTCGCCGAAGACATCTATCAGGCTGGATTCGATGCGATCCGCCGACACCTGAGGGAGGCCGCATAA
- a CDS encoding ABC transporter permease: MNEARRNSAALEVRGLDVYYGHSHALQGVDLSLESGVFSVVGRNGMGKTTLCKAIMGLVPVSGGSIRVRGEDITRRPPAHIARLGVGYVPQGRRLWRSLSVDEHLQLAGGMRSGAWTVERIYDTFPRLAERKDHGGSQLSGGEQQMLAIARALLTNPQLLVMDEPTEGLAPVIVAQVEEMLLRLGEDGDMSVLVIEQNIGVATAISRNVAIMVNGRINRIIDSARLAADRELQQRLLGVGLHAELTPDLDVPAAGSDAKPAPQAARPSGPIRIYISNPTPPTRWSQPAPIARIEAAARTLSTQVSRLDETARRKREPATSQSSGPPVVLVVGTLDTKGTELRFIRDIVAETGLRTRLVDVSTSGRHASCDVSAQEIALNHGRGGAAVFGADRGAAVTAMADAFANWLRRQGNVAGVISAGGSGAASLVAPGMRTLPVGVPKLIISSVASGDIGPYVGPADITMMHSVTDVQGLNSISRAVLSNGANAIAGMVKARLDQHETRQRAASAAPPAVGITMFGVTTPAVQKIAAELGADFECLVFHATGVGGRSMEKLVESGQLAGVIDITTTEICDLLMGGVFPATEDRFGAIIRTRLPYVGSVGALDMVNFGAPDTIPERYRGRKFHVHNPQVTLMRTTVEENERMGRWIAERLNQMDGPVRFFLPEGGVSALDARGQPFWDPDADAALFRALERDVRQTGNRQLIRVPHNINDPDFAAAIVSAFRTLFGRTGARRRLAR; this comes from the coding sequence ATGAATGAGGCCCGCCGCAATTCCGCTGCGCTCGAGGTCCGCGGGCTCGACGTCTATTACGGCCATTCGCACGCGCTCCAGGGCGTCGACCTTTCGCTGGAGAGCGGCGTGTTCTCCGTCGTCGGCCGCAACGGCATGGGCAAGACCACGCTGTGCAAGGCCATCATGGGCCTGGTGCCGGTCAGCGGCGGCTCGATCCGGGTCCGCGGCGAGGACATCACGCGGCGGCCGCCCGCTCACATCGCGCGCCTCGGCGTCGGCTATGTGCCGCAAGGTCGCCGCCTCTGGCGCTCGCTCAGCGTGGACGAGCATCTCCAACTTGCCGGCGGGATGCGGTCGGGTGCCTGGACCGTCGAGCGCATCTACGACACTTTTCCGCGCCTCGCCGAGCGCAAGGACCATGGCGGCAGCCAGCTCTCCGGCGGCGAGCAGCAGATGCTGGCGATCGCGCGCGCGCTGCTGACCAACCCGCAACTCCTGGTCATGGACGAACCGACCGAAGGCCTCGCGCCCGTCATCGTCGCCCAGGTCGAGGAGATGCTGCTGCGGCTGGGCGAGGACGGCGACATGTCCGTGCTCGTGATCGAGCAGAACATCGGCGTGGCGACCGCGATCTCGCGCAACGTCGCCATCATGGTCAACGGCCGCATCAACCGCATCATCGACTCGGCGCGGCTCGCCGCCGACCGCGAGTTGCAGCAGCGTCTGCTCGGCGTCGGCTTGCATGCCGAGCTTACGCCGGATCTCGACGTGCCGGCGGCAGGCTCGGACGCGAAGCCGGCGCCGCAGGCCGCCCGACCGAGCGGCCCGATCCGGATCTACATCTCCAACCCGACACCGCCGACACGCTGGTCCCAACCCGCGCCCATCGCCCGGATCGAAGCGGCGGCACGCACGCTCTCGACGCAGGTATCGCGCCTCGACGAGACGGCGCGGCGCAAGCGCGAGCCGGCGACATCGCAGTCGTCGGGGCCGCCGGTCGTGCTGGTCGTCGGCACGCTCGACACCAAGGGGACGGAGCTCCGCTTCATCCGCGACATCGTCGCCGAAACCGGCCTGCGCACGCGGCTGGTCGACGTCTCCACCAGCGGCAGGCACGCCAGCTGCGATGTCTCCGCGCAGGAGATCGCGCTGAACCATGGCCGCGGCGGGGCTGCGGTGTTCGGCGCCGACCGCGGCGCGGCCGTGACGGCGATGGCGGACGCGTTCGCCAACTGGCTGCGGCGCCAGGGGAATGTCGCCGGCGTGATCTCTGCCGGCGGCTCGGGCGCGGCCTCGCTGGTTGCCCCGGGCATGCGCACCCTGCCGGTCGGCGTGCCCAAGCTGATCATCTCATCCGTCGCCTCCGGCGATATCGGACCCTATGTCGGTCCCGCCGACATCACCATGATGCACTCGGTCACCGACGTTCAGGGACTGAACTCGATCTCGCGCGCCGTGCTGTCGAACGGCGCCAACGCGATCGCGGGCATGGTCAAGGCGCGCCTCGATCAGCACGAGACGAGGCAGCGCGCCGCCAGCGCGGCACCGCCTGCGGTCGGCATCACCATGTTCGGCGTGACGACGCCGGCCGTCCAGAAGATCGCCGCGGAGCTGGGCGCGGACTTCGAATGTCTCGTCTTCCACGCCACCGGCGTCGGCGGCCGCTCGATGGAGAAGCTCGTCGAATCCGGCCAGCTCGCCGGCGTCATCGATATTACGACGACCGAGATCTGCGATCTGCTGATGGGCGGCGTGTTTCCCGCCACCGAAGATCGCTTCGGCGCGATCATCCGCACCCGCCTGCCCTATGTCGGCTCCGTCGGCGCGCTCGACATGGTCAATTTCGGCGCGCCCGACACAATTCCCGAACGCTACCGCGGCCGCAAGTTCCACGTCCACAATCCGCAGGTGACGCTGATGCGGACGACTGTCGAAGAGAATGAACGGATGGGCCGCTGGATCGCCGAGCGGCTCAACCAGATGGATGGCCCGGTCCGCTTCTTCCTGCCCGAGGGCGGCGTCTCCGCACTCGATGCGCGGGGCCAGCCGTTCTGGGATCCGGACGCCGATGCCGCCCTGTTCCGCGCGCTGGAGCGCGACGTGCGGCAGACCGGCAACCGCCAGCTCATCCGCGTTCCCCACAATATCAACGATCCCGATTTCGCCGCCGCCATCGTCAGTGCATTCCGAACCCTGTTCGGCCGCACCGGGGCGCGGCGGAGACTAGCGAGGTGA
- a CDS encoding SRPBCC family protein codes for MARVYVSTVINARNDRVWARVRDFNGLPNWHPAIAESRIEGGEPSDKIGCVRDFRLRNGDRIREKLLGLSDYDMFCTYSILESPMGVENYVATLRLTPVTDGDQTFAEWTAEFDCAPERESELVGNIGGGVFQGGFDALKRVFGG; via the coding sequence ATGGCCCGCGTCTATGTCTCCACCGTCATCAACGCCCGCAACGACCGCGTCTGGGCGCGGGTGCGCGACTTCAACGGCTTGCCGAACTGGCATCCGGCCATCGCCGAAAGCCGCATCGAAGGCGGCGAGCCCTCGGACAAGATCGGTTGCGTCAGAGATTTCCGCCTGCGCAACGGCGACCGCATCCGCGAGAAGCTCCTGGGCCTCTCCGACTACGACATGTTCTGTACCTATTCGATTCTGGAATCTCCGATGGGCGTCGAGAACTACGTCGCGACGCTGCGGCTGACCCCGGTCACCGACGGCGACCAGACTTTCGCGGAATGGACCGCCGAGTTCGATTGCGCGCCGGAGCGCGAGTCCGAGCTCGTCGGCAACATCGGCGGCGGCGTGTTCCAGGGTGGGTTCGACGCGCTGAAGCGCGTGTTCGGAGGCTGA
- a CDS encoding phosphoenolpyruvate hydrolase family protein — protein MARFERAALLKRFREMAKRGEPIVGGGAGTGLSAKCEEAGGVDLIVIYNSGRYRMAGRGSLAGLMAYGDANAIVLEMAGEVLPVVSNTPVLAGVNGTDPFRDMDVFLDQLKTLGFAGVQNFPTVGLIDGVFRANLEETGMSYALEIDMIAKAREKDLLTTPYVFSEKEAAAMALAGADIIVCHLGLTTGGTIGAQTAAKLKDCPARIDVWASAALSVNPDILVLAHGGPIADPADADFIMKNTRYCHGFYGASSMERLPVERALTEQVRKFKAIGAQ, from the coding sequence ATGGCCCGGTTTGAGCGCGCTGCACTCCTGAAACGATTCCGCGAGATGGCGAAGCGCGGCGAGCCGATCGTCGGCGGCGGGGCCGGCACCGGCCTGTCGGCCAAGTGCGAGGAGGCCGGCGGCGTCGACCTCATCGTGATCTACAATTCCGGCCGCTATCGCATGGCCGGTCGCGGCTCGCTGGCGGGGTTGATGGCTTACGGCGACGCCAACGCCATCGTGCTGGAGATGGCCGGCGAAGTTCTGCCTGTGGTCAGCAACACGCCGGTGCTCGCAGGCGTCAACGGCACCGATCCGTTCCGCGACATGGACGTCTTTCTCGACCAGTTGAAGACGCTCGGCTTTGCCGGCGTGCAGAACTTTCCGACGGTCGGCCTGATCGACGGCGTGTTCCGCGCCAACCTCGAGGAAACCGGCATGTCCTACGCGCTTGAGATCGACATGATCGCGAAGGCGCGCGAGAAGGACCTCCTGACGACGCCGTACGTCTTCAGCGAGAAGGAAGCCGCCGCGATGGCGCTCGCCGGCGCCGACATCATCGTCTGCCATCTCGGGCTCACGACCGGCGGCACGATCGGCGCGCAGACCGCAGCAAAGCTGAAGGACTGCCCGGCGCGCATCGACGTCTGGGCCTCCGCCGCGCTCAGCGTCAATCCCGATATCCTGGTGCTCGCTCACGGCGGCCCGATCGCGGATCCCGCCGATGCCGATTTCATCATGAAGAACACCCGCTACTGCCACGGCTTCTACGGCGCCTCTTCGATGGAGCGGCTGCCAGTCGAGCGGGCTCTGACGGAGCAGGTGCGTAAATTCAAGGCGATCGGCGCGCAATAA
- a CDS encoding flotillin family protein, which produces MSGILVGELILWLIVAVVVIVIGVYIVNWLYHRSSKEVSFVRTGFLGERVVINGGAFVLPFIHDYTSVNMNVLPMGIVRSKQDAVITRDRMRVDIEADFYVRVQATREAVSIAAATLGRRTMEPEQLHALLAGKFISAIRSVASEMTLEEMHERRGDYVERVKTNAAQALAQNGLELESVAITDLDQTDLEFFNPSNRFDAEGLTRLMEDIEARRKLRNDIEQDSMIKIRTRNLEAERQALDIERESETARLEQERDIEMRRALQRTEVARERALRETEAEQAHISAREAIERARIANEQAIAEARIASERETRQKEIERTRTIEEKELLAREEIEKTRIANQRSIDTTRIASEREVRQREIERMRTVEEAEIAAREAIEKARIQQDRVVTDARIANEEETRRREIERTRAVDEAEIAAREATEKARIAQTLIVNVERISSDERTRALEIHQVRTIQEAEIEAQRAVEAARIARERTLAAERIAAEQNTRQLEIERNQALDVAGIAARETTEASRIAQEERVRSLEIARNRAVEEADIASREAIEAARIAQEKAVAAERIQAERDTRSLEIERTGVLEAAELKRRDAIERQRITVDLALEAERINSSKKREVLNIEQKKAIEIADEDRVIALSAKKSERIDADRQVRQAEIVARKEVETTDVSREQALEAARLERRRAIEQLEVARVQSLQEAEIASREEVERARIASDRGLDEARVGRERELRKLEVNREKEVETVLMEKAIAIHQKSLEESAAKAMAEEARMRATEATERVITARESEIAKRRKTVEVLLAEKQAEETRIAAEAERVRAAVEAEAQRMLNEAENVLTDQARYSLFRRKLLDRIEGIVRESVKPMEKIEGIRILQVDGLNGNGHGNGNGGRSATDEVIDSALRYRVQAPLIDSILSDIGVEGGSLSKMPGLIREARDMQGIKESARKSGGGGDKPAASPPAAEGSEPPTERGPRKKS; this is translated from the coding sequence ATGTCAGGGATCCTGGTCGGCGAGCTTATCCTCTGGCTGATCGTCGCAGTCGTCGTCATCGTGATCGGCGTCTACATCGTCAACTGGCTCTACCACCGCTCCTCCAAGGAGGTGTCGTTCGTTCGGACCGGCTTCCTCGGCGAGCGCGTGGTGATCAACGGCGGCGCCTTCGTGCTGCCCTTCATCCACGACTACACCTCCGTCAACATGAACGTGCTGCCGATGGGCATCGTGCGTTCCAAGCAGGATGCGGTGATTACCCGCGATCGCATGCGGGTCGACATCGAGGCCGACTTCTACGTCCGGGTCCAGGCGACCCGTGAAGCCGTCTCGATCGCGGCCGCGACGCTCGGCCGCCGCACCATGGAGCCGGAGCAGCTGCACGCGCTGTTGGCCGGCAAGTTCATTTCCGCGATCCGCTCCGTCGCTTCGGAAATGACCCTGGAGGAAATGCATGAGCGGCGCGGCGACTATGTCGAGCGGGTCAAGACCAATGCGGCACAAGCCCTCGCCCAGAACGGTCTCGAGCTGGAATCGGTCGCCATCACCGATCTCGACCAGACCGACCTCGAATTCTTCAACCCCTCGAACCGGTTCGACGCCGAAGGCTTGACCCGCCTGATGGAGGACATCGAGGCCCGGCGCAAGCTGCGCAACGACATCGAGCAGGACTCGATGATCAAGATCCGCACCCGCAATCTGGAGGCCGAGCGTCAGGCGCTCGACATCGAGCGCGAGAGCGAGACCGCGCGGCTGGAGCAGGAACGCGACATCGAGATGCGCCGCGCGCTTCAGCGCACGGAAGTCGCCCGCGAGCGCGCGCTGCGCGAGACCGAGGCCGAGCAGGCCCACATCTCGGCGCGCGAGGCGATCGAGCGCGCGCGGATCGCCAATGAGCAGGCGATCGCGGAGGCCCGCATCGCCTCCGAGCGCGAGACCCGCCAGAAGGAGATCGAGCGCACCCGCACCATCGAGGAGAAGGAGCTGCTGGCGCGTGAGGAGATCGAGAAGACCCGGATCGCCAACCAGCGCTCGATCGATACGACGCGGATTGCGTCGGAGCGCGAAGTCCGCCAGCGCGAGATCGAGCGAATGCGCACCGTGGAGGAAGCCGAGATCGCGGCCCGCGAGGCGATCGAGAAGGCCCGCATTCAGCAGGACCGTGTCGTCACCGACGCCCGCATCGCCAACGAGGAGGAGACAAGGCGCCGCGAGATCGAGCGTACCCGCGCCGTGGATGAAGCCGAGATCGCCGCCCGCGAGGCCACCGAAAAGGCGCGCATCGCCCAGACCCTGATCGTCAACGTCGAGCGCATCTCCTCCGACGAGCGGACCCGCGCGCTGGAGATCCACCAGGTGCGCACCATCCAGGAGGCCGAGATCGAGGCGCAGCGCGCCGTCGAAGCCGCCCGCATCGCCCGCGAGCGGACGCTCGCCGCCGAGCGCATCGCAGCCGAGCAGAATACCCGGCAGCTGGAGATCGAGCGCAACCAGGCCCTCGACGTCGCCGGCATCGCCGCGCGCGAGACCACCGAGGCCTCGCGCATTGCTCAGGAGGAGCGCGTTCGCTCGCTGGAGATCGCCCGCAACCGGGCCGTCGAGGAAGCCGACATCGCCTCCCGCGAGGCGATCGAGGCGGCGCGCATCGCCCAGGAGAAGGCGGTCGCGGCCGAACGCATCCAGGCCGAGCGCGACACGCGCTCGCTGGAAATCGAGCGCACCGGCGTGCTGGAGGCCGCCGAACTGAAGCGGCGCGATGCCATCGAGCGCCAACGTATAACGGTCGATCTGGCGCTCGAGGCCGAGCGCATCAACTCGTCCAAGAAGCGCGAGGTGCTCAACATCGAGCAGAAGAAGGCGATCGAGATTGCCGACGAAGACCGCGTCATCGCGCTCTCCGCGAAAAAGTCGGAACGGATCGATGCCGACCGTCAGGTCCGGCAGGCCGAGATCGTTGCCCGCAAGGAGGTCGAGACCACGGATGTCTCGCGCGAGCAGGCGCTGGAAGCCGCGCGCCTCGAGCGCCGCCGCGCCATCGAGCAGCTCGAGGTCGCCCGCGTCCAGTCGTTGCAGGAGGCCGAGATCGCCTCCCGCGAAGAGGTCGAGCGCGCCCGCATCGCGTCCGACCGCGGCCTCGACGAGGCTCGCGTCGGCCGCGAGCGCGAGCTACGCAAGCTCGAGGTCAACCGGGAGAAGGAGGTCGAGACGGTCCTGATGGAGAAGGCGATCGCCATCCACCAGAAGTCGCTGGAGGAATCTGCAGCCAAGGCCATGGCCGAGGAGGCGCGGATGCGGGCGACGGAGGCGACCGAGCGCGTCATTACCGCCCGCGAGAGCGAAATTGCAAAACGCCGCAAGACCGTCGAGGTGCTGCTCGCCGAGAAGCAGGCCGAGGAGACCCGCATCGCGGCGGAGGCCGAGCGCGTGCGCGCGGCCGTCGAGGCCGAAGCGCAGCGGATGCTCAACGAGGCCGAGAACGTGCTCACCGACCAGGCGCGCTATTCCCTGTTCCGCAGAAAGCTGCTCGACCGGATCGAGGGCATCGTCCGCGAAAGCGTCAAGCCGATGGAGAAGATCGAGGGCATCCGCATCCTCCAGGTCGACGGCCTCAACGGCAACGGCCACGGAAACGGCAATGGCGGCCGCAGCGCCACCGACGAGGTCATCGATTCCGCCCTGCGCTACCGCGTCCAGGCGCCGCTGATCGACTCCATCCTGTCCGACATCGGCGTCGAGGGCGGCAGTCTTTCGAAAATGCCGGGCCTGATCCGCGAGGCCCGCGACATGCAGGGCATCAAGGAGTCCGCACGCAAGAGCGGCGGTGGCGGCGACAAGCCGGCCGCCTCCCCGCCTGCGGCCGAAGGCAGCGAACCGCCGACCGAGCGCGGACCGCGGAAGAAGAGCTGA
- a CDS encoding (2Fe-2S)-binding protein, translating to MAKIPLQFRHNGRDVAIFVDGGTNLLVALRELIGDMTPKFGCGQGGCGACSVLVDGELHLSCLTLAETVAGRSIETLDGMKQGPNLHPLQRAFADNFAAQCGYCTPGMLMAAKALLDRNPSPSRDEVIEAISGNICRCTGYEPIINAILAAAGGRVSA from the coding sequence ATGGCAAAGATCCCCCTGCAATTTCGCCACAACGGCCGCGACGTCGCGATCTTCGTCGACGGCGGCACCAATCTGCTGGTCGCGCTGCGCGAGCTGATCGGCGACATGACGCCGAAATTCGGCTGCGGCCAGGGCGGCTGCGGGGCGTGCAGCGTGCTGGTCGACGGCGAGCTGCACCTGTCCTGCCTGACGCTCGCCGAGACGGTCGCCGGCCGATCGATCGAAACGCTCGACGGCATGAAGCAGGGCCCGAACCTGCATCCGCTCCAGCGTGCGTTTGCCGACAATTTCGCCGCCCAGTGCGGCTATTGCACGCCGGGCATGCTGATGGCCGCAAAAGCCCTGCTCGACCGCAATCCATCGCCGAGCCGCGATGAGGTCATCGAGGCCATCTCCGGCAACATCTGCCGTTGCACCGGCTATGAGCCGATCATCAATGCCATTCTCGCCGCCGCGGGCGGCCGGGTTAGCGCCTAA
- a CDS encoding xanthine dehydrogenase family protein subunit M, producing MAVTVKTFTSASEAAGALSSDRSARYLGGGTLVMRALNEGDVSISTVVCAQDQALTRIDASGPRITLGAGVTFARILAERDLAVLHAPARSIGGPAVRNMGTVGGNLFAPNPYGDFTVALLALDATVAVQGGFGARDIPIEEFLQARDRQAGTLVLSVSCTRPAGTEAFRYRKIARIKPKGGSVITLAAHLPISGGRIAGARIALGSMAPTQIRARAAERALEGRSLDAATIAAAASAATEATSPSDNALGSAWYRREIVGVHLRRLLSGQD from the coding sequence ATGGCCGTGACGGTAAAGACCTTTACCAGCGCCAGCGAGGCCGCCGGCGCGCTGTCCTCGGATCGCAGCGCGCGCTATCTCGGTGGCGGCACGCTAGTGATGCGCGCATTGAACGAGGGCGACGTGTCGATCTCGACCGTCGTCTGCGCGCAGGATCAGGCCCTCACCCGGATCGACGCATCGGGTCCGCGCATCACCCTGGGTGCCGGCGTCACCTTCGCCCGCATCCTCGCCGAACGCGACCTCGCCGTCCTGCATGCTCCCGCCCGCTCGATCGGCGGGCCGGCCGTGCGCAACATGGGTACCGTCGGCGGCAACCTCTTTGCGCCGAACCCTTATGGCGATTTCACAGTCGCGCTGCTGGCGCTCGATGCCACCGTGGCCGTGCAAGGCGGTTTTGGCGCGCGCGACATTCCGATCGAGGAGTTCCTGCAGGCGCGCGACCGCCAGGCCGGCACGCTCGTGCTGTCGGTGTCCTGCACCCGGCCGGCCGGCACCGAGGCGTTCCGCTATCGCAAGATCGCGCGGATCAAGCCCAAGGGCGGCTCGGTCATCACGCTGGCCGCGCATCTGCCGATCAGCGGCGGGCGGATCGCGGGCGCTCGCATCGCGCTGGGATCGATGGCGCCGACCCAGATCCGCGCCCGCGCCGCCGAGCGGGCGCTGGAGGGCCGCTCGCTGGATGCCGCCACCATCGCGGCGGCTGCATCGGCTGCGACCGAAGCAACGTCGCCGTCCGACAACGCGCTCGGCAGCGCCTGGTATCGCCGCGAGATCGTCGGCGTCCACCTGCGCCGCCTGCTGTCAGGTCAGGATTAG
- a CDS encoding ABC transporter ATP-binding protein, with protein MDSVAQRLSAVGAGAALELRGVTRLFGALAALTDVTITVRPGERRAVLGSNGAGKTTLFNCITGDFPPTSGTIRFFGEDVTHFPPYERIRRGLRRTYQISALFPGLTVQDNVYLACRGVSRGRFSFLRPGHNDALMHAADSLVQAVHLTAVKDQRVAELAHGQQRQLEIALALAGAPRFVLFDEPAAGLSPTERAELIEILTSLPAHIGYIIIEHDMDVALRVVESVTMMHNGRIFKEGPPEEIQSDPEVQELYLGGGHE; from the coding sequence ATGGATAGCGTCGCCCAGCGCCTCTCCGCCGTCGGCGCCGGCGCAGCGCTGGAACTGCGTGGCGTGACGCGGCTGTTCGGCGCGCTGGCGGCCTTGACCGACGTCACCATCACCGTGCGTCCCGGCGAACGCCGCGCGGTGCTCGGCTCCAACGGCGCCGGCAAGACCACGCTGTTCAACTGCATCACCGGCGACTTTCCGCCGACATCGGGCACGATCCGCTTCTTCGGCGAAGACGTCACGCATTTCCCGCCCTATGAGCGCATCCGCCGGGGACTGCGGCGCACCTATCAGATATCCGCGCTGTTTCCCGGCCTCACCGTGCAGGACAACGTCTACCTCGCCTGCCGCGGCGTCTCGCGCGGACGGTTCTCGTTCCTGCGCCCCGGCCACAACGACGCGCTGATGCACGCCGCCGACAGCCTGGTGCAGGCCGTGCACCTGACTGCGGTCAAGGACCAGCGCGTTGCCGAGCTCGCGCACGGGCAGCAGCGCCAGCTCGAGATCGCGCTGGCGCTCGCCGGCGCCCCGCGCTTCGTGCTGTTCGACGAACCGGCCGCGGGCCTGTCGCCGACCGAGCGGGCCGAGCTGATCGAGATCCTGACCTCGCTGCCGGCCCATATCGGCTACATCATCATCGAGCACGACATGGACGTGGCGCTGCGCGTCGTCGAGAGCGTGACGATGATGCACAACGGCCGCATCTTCAAGGAAGGCCCGCCGGAAGAGATTCAGTCCGATCCTGAAGTGCAGGAGTTATATCTCGGAGGCGGCCATGAATGA
- a CDS encoding branched-chain amino acid ABC transporter permease → MSVTHDARVQVHRPASTVGRPVARAWPDINNPAAWIVAAILLIMPLIANSFFLIEIFATTLILGTVALSLMFLAGYGGMVSLMQLTIAGFCAYMVAVFGVSGNANISLGWPWWLAVPMALTLAVVFGTLGGALAVRTEGIYTIMITLAIGAAFYYFTNQNWAIFNGHTGINNVSTPRFWGVDWRADIPFYYVVLATAGLCYFAVDYISRAPFGLALQGVRDNPRRMSALGFNVNAHRVAAYAVASFIAGLAGVLQVWNYRQISPGSVSVGACIDILIIAVVGGITRPVGPYIGALVFVLLRTFALDFLVKIGLDGNRFRLLIGLGFLAIVFWSSDGVIGLWQRWRQSRLRETGRQGGGRGHG, encoded by the coding sequence ATGTCCGTCACGCATGACGCCCGCGTTCAAGTTCACAGGCCCGCGTCGACGGTGGGACGGCCGGTTGCGCGCGCCTGGCCCGACATCAACAACCCCGCGGCCTGGATCGTGGCGGCCATCCTGCTGATCATGCCGCTGATCGCCAACAGCTTCTTCCTGATCGAGATCTTTGCCACCACCTTGATCCTCGGCACCGTCGCGCTGAGCCTGATGTTCCTGGCCGGATATGGCGGCATGGTCAGCCTGATGCAGCTCACCATCGCAGGCTTCTGCGCCTACATGGTCGCGGTGTTCGGCGTCAGCGGCAATGCCAATATCAGCCTCGGCTGGCCGTGGTGGCTGGCGGTGCCGATGGCGCTGACGCTGGCTGTCGTCTTCGGCACCCTCGGCGGCGCGCTGGCGGTGCGCACCGAGGGCATCTACACCATCATGATCACGCTGGCGATCGGCGCCGCGTTCTACTACTTCACCAACCAGAACTGGGCGATCTTCAACGGCCACACCGGCATCAACAACGTCTCGACGCCGCGTTTCTGGGGCGTCGACTGGCGGGCGGACATTCCCTTCTATTATGTCGTGCTCGCGACAGCCGGGCTCTGCTATTTTGCGGTCGACTACATCTCCCGTGCGCCATTCGGTCTCGCCCTCCAGGGCGTGCGCGACAATCCGCGCCGCATGTCCGCGCTGGGCTTCAACGTCAATGCCCACCGCGTCGCGGCCTATGCGGTGGCCTCCTTCATCGCGGGCCTTGCCGGTGTGCTCCAGGTCTGGAACTATCGCCAGATCTCGCCCGGCTCGGTCAGCGTCGGCGCCTGCATCGACATCCTCATCATCGCCGTCGTCGGCGGCATCACCCGCCCGGTCGGTCCCTATATCGGCGCGCTGGTCTTCGTGCTCCTGCGCACCTTCGCGCTCGACTTCCTGGTCAAGATCGGGCTCGACGGCAACCGCTTCCGCCTGCTGATCGGCCTCGGCTTTCTCGCCATCGTGTTCTGGTCGTCGGACGGCGTCATCGGTCTCTGGCAGCGCTGGCGCCAGAGCCGGCTACGCGAGACGGGCCGCCAGGGCGGAGGGCGCGGCCATGGATAG